In Kocuria turfanensis, a single genomic region encodes these proteins:
- a CDS encoding VOC family protein, producing the protein MTIQRMDHVSVVVDDLEAAIAFFTGLGMELEGQAPIEGQWVDRVAGLDGVRVDIAMLRDPDGRGRLELTTFHTPPAIRAEPEHAPANTLGLRSIMFVVDDIDATVAQLRARGGELVGEVVRYQDSYRLCYVRGPAGIIVALAEQLG; encoded by the coding sequence ATGACGATCCAGCGGATGGACCACGTGAGCGTCGTCGTCGACGACCTCGAGGCCGCCATCGCGTTCTTCACCGGCCTCGGCATGGAGCTGGAGGGGCAGGCGCCGATCGAGGGCCAGTGGGTGGACCGTGTCGCGGGGCTCGACGGGGTGCGCGTCGACATCGCGATGCTGCGGGACCCGGACGGCCGCGGCCGGCTCGAGCTGACGACCTTCCACACCCCACCGGCGATCCGCGCCGAGCCGGAGCACGCCCCCGCGAACACCCTGGGTCTGCGCAGCATCATGTTCGTCGTCGACGACATCGACGCCACGGTGGCGCAGCTGCGCGCCCGCGGCGGGGAACTCGTCGGTGAGGTGGTGCGGTACCAGGACAGCTACCGGCTCTGCTACGTTCGCGGACCCGCGGGGATCATCGTCGCACTGGCCGAGCAGCTCGGCTGA
- a CDS encoding dihydrofolate reductase family protein, producing the protein MTRTRIHNFSLSLDGFATGADQAPEAPMGHAGQRLHEWLVATRFGAPILGRRGGTAGVDDAFAQQHEPDIGAEIMGAGKFGPPGWQDDADWTGWWGPNPPFHTPAFVLTHRPRPSIEMEGGTTFHFLDAAPAEALQAARAAAGGRDVRIGGGPTVVRDFLAAGLVDHMHLVLVPIVLGRGVRVWDGLEALEEHYRIEVVSAPSGVTHLTFDRKAP; encoded by the coding sequence ATGACACGGACCCGCATCCACAACTTCTCCCTCTCCCTGGATGGGTTCGCGACCGGCGCGGACCAGGCACCGGAGGCACCCATGGGCCACGCCGGCCAGCGGCTGCACGAGTGGCTGGTCGCCACCCGCTTCGGCGCCCCGATCCTGGGACGCCGGGGCGGCACCGCCGGCGTCGACGACGCGTTCGCCCAGCAGCACGAGCCGGACATCGGCGCCGAGATCATGGGCGCGGGCAAGTTCGGCCCACCGGGCTGGCAGGACGACGCCGACTGGACGGGGTGGTGGGGGCCGAACCCGCCGTTCCACACGCCGGCCTTCGTGCTGACCCACCGCCCGCGGCCTTCGATCGAGATGGAGGGCGGCACCACCTTCCACTTCCTCGACGCCGCACCGGCCGAGGCCCTCCAGGCCGCCCGTGCGGCGGCCGGCGGACGCGACGTGCGCATCGGAGGGGGCCCCACCGTCGTGCGCGACTTCCTCGCCGCGGGACTGGTCGACCACATGCACCTGGTCCTGGTGCCGATCGTGCTCGGCCGTGGCGTGCGGGTGTGGGACGGGCTGGAAGCCCTGGAGGAGCACTACCGGATCGAGGTCGTCTCGGCGCCCAGCGGGGTCACCCACCTGACCTTCGACCGGAAGGCCCCCTGA
- a CDS encoding SPFH domain-containing protein, which translates to MLYIVTAAVLALVLVLSVVAWTTVPRTTVQKDATGEHVRPSATRKAVGVTAVSALVLLLLVTAGTALARVGAREVGIETSLGRYSRTLQAGWQVKAPWAEVETFSTQLQRSEMDAPIAFAGGGSGTQHMTVQWTITGEQAQELWSRYRQFENVDGMLVQPAAREAVATVLASYTPAEARAEGKVEEVREAVEAALTERLSPYGVQLDSVALPPAALDQTAQDALNRVVEAEANVDRAQSRLEQARIDAEADRERNKNVTAENLVLECLTITNNWNVDENGPLPATWTCFGADAADVLVNTNR; encoded by the coding sequence ATGCTCTACATCGTCACGGCCGCCGTTCTGGCCCTCGTCCTCGTGCTCTCGGTCGTCGCCTGGACGACGGTGCCGAGGACAACGGTGCAGAAGGACGCCACCGGTGAGCACGTCCGCCCCAGCGCCACGCGCAAGGCGGTCGGCGTCACGGCCGTCAGCGCCCTGGTGCTCCTGCTGCTCGTCACCGCGGGGACCGCGCTGGCCCGGGTCGGGGCCCGGGAGGTGGGGATCGAGACCAGCCTGGGCCGGTACTCCCGCACTCTGCAGGCCGGGTGGCAGGTCAAGGCGCCCTGGGCGGAGGTCGAGACCTTCTCCACCCAGCTGCAGCGCTCGGAGATGGACGCCCCGATCGCCTTCGCCGGCGGTGGCTCCGGGACCCAGCACATGACCGTGCAGTGGACCATCACCGGTGAGCAGGCCCAGGAGCTGTGGTCCCGGTACCGGCAGTTCGAGAACGTGGACGGGATGCTCGTCCAGCCGGCGGCCCGGGAAGCGGTCGCCACCGTCCTGGCCTCCTACACCCCCGCGGAGGCCCGCGCGGAGGGAAAGGTCGAGGAGGTGCGCGAGGCCGTGGAGGCGGCCCTGACCGAGCGGTTGTCCCCGTACGGGGTGCAGCTGGACTCCGTGGCGCTGCCGCCGGCGGCGCTGGACCAGACCGCCCAGGACGCGCTGAACCGTGTGGTGGAGGCCGAGGCGAACGTGGACCGCGCCCAGTCCCGCCTCGAGCAGGCCAGGATCGACGCCGAGGCCGACCGGGAACGCAACAAGAACGTCACCGCGGAGAATCTCGTGCTCGAGTGCCTGACCATCACCAACAATTGGAACGTCGACGAGAACGGGCCCCTGCCGGCCACCTGGACCTGCTTCGGGGCGGACGCGGCGGACGTCCTGGTGAACACCAACCGGTAG
- a CDS encoding LTA synthase family protein — MTARIPPVIRGGSVVAGRLLVYVLIWAGLALLIAAAGIRFYWGEITVGQMLLNLVSVELDGGGGPIVWMGILGVGVVPLLLTAGIALWQHVRRRRRRHQGGDMRPRRPRWIVRVVPTVLVAGVVVGGSTAFATTVGVGDYLRAGNSAYDLRDYYVEPAVTSSEHKRNLVLIYLESGEATLADDQLFEKDAFAPLQEVTRASDGWQSVKDLQQYEGGGWTMAGLTATQCGVPLKGLGSAADSGALNELGGDVGTYLGGTTCLGDILGEHGYTSVFLGGANASFAAKDAFLGTHGYSEVKDLSDWRAAGEPEENFRGDWGLSDGRLMAHAKDEVDALHAEAERTGRPFNLSVLTLDTHEPVHIFDYCTVDTENVVTSAFFCSMTQVAGFVAHLEERGYLEDTAVVIMGDHLKHMSAGDAFHEQLDHHDNRTIFNRVWVPGGNRNGELRPRVDQLSMYPTILEAAGLGLRDNAAGLGVSAFTTDVPEGSAQAMEPELYTELLASRSSQFYAEAWSGGDAAR, encoded by the coding sequence ATGACAGCCCGGATTCCCCCCGTGATCCGAGGGGGCAGCGTCGTCGCGGGACGCCTTCTGGTCTACGTGCTGATCTGGGCGGGGCTCGCGCTGCTCATCGCCGCCGCCGGGATCCGGTTCTACTGGGGCGAGATCACCGTGGGCCAGATGCTCCTGAACCTCGTCTCCGTGGAGCTCGACGGCGGAGGCGGCCCCATCGTCTGGATGGGCATCCTGGGGGTCGGCGTCGTACCCCTGCTCCTCACCGCCGGGATCGCCCTGTGGCAGCACGTCCGGCGCCGCAGACGCCGGCACCAGGGCGGGGACATGCGGCCTCGGCGCCCCCGGTGGATCGTGCGCGTCGTCCCCACCGTCCTGGTGGCAGGAGTGGTCGTCGGCGGCAGCACGGCCTTCGCCACCACGGTGGGCGTGGGGGACTACCTCAGGGCGGGGAACTCCGCCTACGACCTCCGCGACTACTACGTGGAGCCGGCGGTCACCAGCAGCGAGCACAAGCGCAACCTGGTGCTGATCTACCTCGAGTCCGGGGAGGCCACCCTCGCGGACGACCAGCTCTTCGAGAAGGACGCGTTCGCTCCGCTGCAGGAGGTCACCCGGGCCTCGGACGGATGGCAGAGCGTGAAGGATCTCCAGCAGTACGAGGGCGGAGGCTGGACGATGGCCGGTCTCACGGCCACGCAGTGCGGCGTGCCGCTGAAGGGCCTCGGCTCCGCCGCGGACAGCGGCGCCCTCAACGAGCTCGGCGGCGACGTCGGCACCTATCTGGGCGGGACCACCTGCCTGGGCGACATCCTCGGCGAGCACGGCTACACCAGCGTCTTCCTGGGCGGTGCCAACGCCTCCTTCGCCGCCAAGGACGCCTTCCTGGGCACCCACGGCTACTCCGAGGTGAAGGACCTCTCCGACTGGCGCGCCGCCGGGGAACCGGAGGAGAACTTCCGCGGCGACTGGGGCCTGAGCGACGGACGCCTCATGGCGCACGCCAAGGACGAGGTCGACGCGCTGCACGCCGAGGCGGAGCGGACCGGGCGGCCGTTCAACCTCTCGGTCCTGACGCTGGACACGCACGAGCCGGTGCACATCTTCGACTACTGCACCGTGGACACGGAGAACGTGGTCACCTCCGCGTTCTTCTGCTCCATGACCCAGGTGGCCGGCTTCGTGGCGCACCTGGAGGAGAGGGGCTACCTCGAGGACACCGCCGTGGTGATCATGGGCGACCACCTCAAGCACATGAGCGCCGGCGACGCCTTCCACGAGCAGCTGGACCACCACGACAACCGCACCATCTTCAACCGGGTCTGGGTGCCCGGGGGGAACCGGAACGGCGAGCTGCGCCCCCGCGTGGACCAGCTGAGCATGTACCCCACGATCCTGGAGGCCGCCGGCCTGGGGCTGAGGGACAACGCGGCCGGGCTGGGCGTGTCCGCCTTCACCACGGACGTCCCGGAGGGCTCGGCGCAGGCCATGGAGCCGGAGCTGTACACCGAGCTGCTGGCATCGCGGTCCTCGCAGTTCTACGCGGAGGCCTGGTCCGGCGGGGACGCCGCCCGGTAG
- a CDS encoding dihydrofolate reductase family protein — MGKVIYSVASSLDGYNSDAQGDFSWAVPDEAVVAALTADLAPVSTYLYGRRMYETMAVWETDPTAPTWSPQSAHFADTWKRADKVVFSSSLDRTWTERTRLEREFTAEAVERARSAAPGDLTVEGPTLAGTALLLGVVDVVELLLCPVTVGGGTPVFPDGLSLDLRLVRQRRFDNGMVQLTYDVDRPRHTG, encoded by the coding sequence ATGGGGAAAGTGATCTACTCCGTGGCCTCCTCGCTGGACGGCTACAATTCCGACGCCCAGGGCGACTTCTCCTGGGCGGTGCCCGACGAAGCCGTCGTCGCGGCCCTGACCGCCGACCTGGCCCCGGTGAGCACCTACCTCTACGGGCGCCGCATGTACGAGACCATGGCCGTGTGGGAGACCGACCCCACGGCCCCGACGTGGTCCCCGCAGTCGGCCCACTTCGCGGACACGTGGAAGCGGGCCGACAAGGTGGTCTTCTCCTCCTCCCTCGACCGGACCTGGACCGAGCGCACCCGGCTCGAGCGCGAGTTCACCGCCGAGGCGGTCGAGCGCGCGAGGTCCGCGGCGCCCGGGGACCTCACGGTCGAGGGCCCCACCCTGGCCGGGACCGCCCTGCTGCTGGGCGTGGTCGACGTGGTCGAACTCCTGCTGTGCCCGGTCACTGTCGGAGGCGGCACCCCGGTCTTCCCGGACGGGCTGTCGCTGGACCTGCGTCTCGTGCGGCAGCGACGCTTCGACAACGGCATGGTGCAGCTCACCTATGACGTCGACCGCCCCCGGCACACCGGATAG
- a CDS encoding MmcQ/YjbR family DNA-binding protein: MDGTQLQEVAMQVAAGLPAVSRTCPFGPEHDVFKVAGKVFLMTTEAPGEPIVTLKCEPPHAAALRQEFPTITPGYHMNKQHWISLAAGPGITRDLVAELVLNAYELVVDGLPRAERPVLRHTGTGPRPTTGTG; this comes from the coding sequence GTGGACGGAACGCAGCTTCAAGAGGTCGCCATGCAGGTCGCCGCCGGGTTGCCGGCGGTGTCCCGCACCTGTCCCTTCGGCCCCGAGCACGACGTCTTCAAGGTCGCGGGCAAGGTCTTCCTGATGACCACCGAAGCACCCGGCGAGCCGATCGTGACGCTCAAGTGCGAGCCCCCGCACGCGGCGGCGCTGCGCCAGGAGTTCCCCACGATCACGCCCGGCTACCACATGAACAAGCAGCACTGGATCTCCCTCGCCGCCGGCCCCGGGATCACCCGCGACCTCGTGGCGGAACTGGTGCTCAACGCCTACGAGCTCGTCGTCGACGGCCTCCCCCGGGCCGAGCGCCCCGTCCTGCGGCACACCGGCACCGGACCGCGGCCGACGACGGGGACCGGCTGA
- a CDS encoding ABC transporter ATP-binding protein, with protein sequence MADPTAADAAGPRGRLRDLVGYLTEHRGVLGVVLVLSVLGAGLSLAQPVVVNQVIRSISTDRSAAPVVLVLVLLVLGAGLVGAAQQYLLERTAEGVVLTARRRLVGQLLRLPVREHDARRTGDLVSRVGSDTTMVRAALTGGLVDALGGSLVFAGALIGMALLDPLLLGITLGVVLVAVLAVVIASARIQVLTRAAQEAVGRLAAGVERAVSAVRTIRASGATDREVARLETEAVSAYDYGVRVAGVGAVLWPISGLAVQGSFLAVLGVGGYRVASGALAVADLVTFILFLFMMVMPLGQFFSAITTVRAALGALGRIQEILELPREDAEDSAPGRADDTPEAAAATAGPGRRGRPVEVSFDRVTFSYRPGRPVLDQLSFTVPAGSTTAIVGPSGGGKSTLLALIERFHDPDHGSIRLDGTDLRAMPRAELRSRIGYVEQDAPVLAGTVRENLLLAAPEADEASCREVLDAVNLLARLQEHPEGLDAPVGDDGAGLSGGERQRLAIARSLLADTPLLLLDEPTASLDSRNEQALHAAIRSAAAGRTVLIVAHRLSTVVGADQIVVLDRGRVTATGTHEELLSASGLYRELARHQLLV encoded by the coding sequence GTGGCTGACCCGACCGCCGCCGACGCAGCGGGCCCCCGCGGCCGCCTGCGGGACCTGGTCGGCTACCTCACGGAGCACCGCGGCGTCCTGGGTGTGGTGCTCGTGCTGTCCGTCCTGGGGGCGGGTCTGAGCCTCGCGCAACCGGTGGTCGTCAACCAGGTCATCAGATCCATCAGCACCGACCGGTCGGCGGCGCCGGTGGTGCTGGTGCTGGTCCTGCTGGTGCTCGGCGCCGGTCTGGTGGGTGCGGCACAGCAGTACCTGCTCGAACGCACCGCCGAGGGCGTGGTGCTCACCGCCCGGCGGCGCCTGGTGGGCCAGCTCCTGCGCCTGCCGGTGCGCGAGCACGACGCCCGCCGGACCGGCGACCTGGTCTCCCGCGTCGGCTCGGACACCACCATGGTGCGGGCCGCGCTGACCGGTGGACTCGTGGACGCCCTGGGCGGGTCGCTGGTGTTCGCCGGTGCGCTGATCGGGATGGCACTGCTGGATCCGCTGCTGCTCGGCATCACCCTCGGCGTCGTCCTGGTCGCCGTGCTGGCCGTCGTGATCGCCTCGGCACGGATCCAGGTCCTCACCCGCGCGGCCCAGGAAGCCGTGGGCCGCCTGGCCGCCGGCGTGGAGCGTGCCGTGTCGGCGGTGCGCACCATCCGCGCCAGCGGGGCCACCGACCGGGAGGTGGCCCGGCTCGAGACCGAGGCGGTCTCGGCCTACGACTACGGGGTGCGCGTCGCCGGGGTCGGCGCGGTGCTCTGGCCGATCAGCGGGCTCGCCGTCCAGGGCTCCTTCCTCGCCGTGCTGGGCGTGGGCGGCTACCGTGTGGCCTCCGGCGCGCTCGCCGTCGCCGATCTGGTGACCTTCATCCTCTTCCTGTTCATGATGGTCATGCCGCTGGGGCAGTTCTTCTCCGCCATCACCACCGTCCGCGCCGCCCTGGGCGCCCTGGGCCGCATCCAGGAGATCCTGGAGCTGCCGCGCGAGGACGCGGAGGACAGCGCTCCCGGGCGGGCGGACGACACGCCCGAGGCCGCGGCTGCCACGGCGGGCCCGGGACGGCGAGGGCGCCCGGTGGAGGTCTCCTTCGACCGGGTCACCTTCTCCTACCGCCCGGGCCGGCCGGTGCTCGACCAGCTCAGCTTCACGGTCCCCGCCGGATCGACCACCGCGATCGTCGGGCCGTCGGGGGGCGGCAAGTCCACGCTGCTGGCCCTCATCGAGCGCTTCCACGATCCCGACCACGGGTCGATCCGCCTCGACGGCACCGATCTGCGCGCCATGCCCCGGGCCGAACTGCGGTCCCGGATCGGCTACGTCGAGCAGGACGCTCCCGTGCTGGCCGGCACCGTCCGGGAGAACCTGCTGCTCGCCGCCCCCGAGGCCGACGAGGCCTCCTGCCGGGAGGTGCTGGACGCGGTCAATCTGCTGGCGCGCCTCCAGGAGCATCCCGAGGGCCTGGACGCACCCGTCGGCGACGACGGCGCCGGCCTCTCCGGCGGTGAGCGTCAGCGCCTGGCCATCGCCCGCTCCCTGCTGGCGGACACGCCGCTGCTGCTGCTCGACGAGCCCACCGCCAGCCTGGACTCCCGCAACGAGCAGGCCCTCCACGCCGCCATCCGCTCCGCCGCGGCCGGGCGCACGGTGCTCATCGTGGCCCACCGTCTGTCGACCGTCGTGGGGGCCGATCAGATCGTCGTGCTCGACCGCGGCCGGGTGACCGCCACCGGCACCCACGAGGAACTGCTGAGCGCCTCGGGGCTCTACCGCGAGCTCGCCCGTCATCAGCTGCTGGTCTGA
- a CDS encoding helix-turn-helix domain-containing protein: MMDEVPMSALVVQAEDDDPLQALRATAELHRQLSQKEAVAVRRARARGASWAQIAAALGVSRQAVHRKYGGSRFERG; encoded by the coding sequence ATGATGGACGAGGTGCCGATGAGCGCGCTGGTGGTCCAGGCGGAGGACGACGACCCGCTGCAGGCGCTGAGGGCCACGGCCGAACTGCACCGGCAGCTCTCCCAGAAGGAGGCGGTGGCGGTGCGCCGGGCCCGTGCACGGGGAGCGTCGTGGGCGCAGATCGCCGCGGCTCTGGGCGTGAGCCGGCAGGCGGTGCACCGCAAGTACGGCGGCTCGAGGTTCGAGCGTGGCTGA
- a CDS encoding cupin domain-containing protein produces MSGTRTDAQDPGATDGAGVLETRLIDIGREEFAREVWGRTALLTRSVGDFSDLFSAAAVDELIARRGLRTPFLRVAKDGSTFPDSSFTSSAGVGATVPDQLDDTALWRSFADGATLVLQALHRTWEPVSEFTTRLSTELGHPVQANAYVTPPQNRGFDDHYDVHDVFVLQIAGTKRWIIHEPVHPDPLRDQPWTVHRAAVAEAARGTARIDTVLEPGDALYLPRGWLHAAQAQQEVSIHLTLGIHSWTRHALAEQLAQAALALLADEPEMRTTLPLGVDGPGGEVDAVRERLAAAVAAADTTALFHRARRGQGRPAPLGPLAQLTAVEGLRTDSPVRLREALAARLEGSRLTTRVGWLDFPESDVPAVVRLLDGEVHTAEDLGVELVARLLRAGVLVPADR; encoded by the coding sequence ATGAGCGGCACCCGCACTGATGCGCAGGACCCCGGCGCCACGGACGGCGCCGGGGTCCTGGAGACGCGCCTGATCGACATCGGACGGGAGGAGTTCGCCCGCGAGGTCTGGGGACGCACAGCGCTGCTCACCCGCAGCGTCGGGGACTTCTCGGATCTGTTCTCCGCCGCAGCCGTCGACGAACTCATTGCACGGCGCGGACTGCGCACGCCCTTCCTGCGCGTCGCCAAGGACGGCTCCACGTTCCCCGACTCGTCGTTCACCTCGTCCGCCGGTGTCGGCGCAACCGTTCCCGACCAGCTCGACGACACCGCGCTCTGGCGCAGCTTCGCCGACGGGGCCACGCTCGTCCTGCAGGCCCTGCACCGCACGTGGGAGCCGGTCTCCGAGTTCACCACCCGGCTGAGCACCGAGCTGGGGCATCCGGTGCAGGCCAACGCCTACGTCACCCCGCCGCAGAACCGGGGGTTCGACGATCACTACGACGTCCACGACGTCTTCGTGCTGCAGATCGCCGGCACCAAGCGCTGGATCATCCACGAACCCGTCCACCCGGACCCGCTGCGTGACCAGCCCTGGACCGTCCACCGCGCCGCCGTCGCCGAGGCCGCGCGGGGCACGGCCCGGATCGACACCGTGCTCGAGCCCGGCGACGCCCTCTATCTGCCGCGGGGCTGGCTGCACGCCGCCCAGGCGCAGCAGGAGGTCTCCATCCACCTCACGCTCGGGATCCACAGCTGGACCCGCCACGCCCTGGCCGAGCAGCTGGCCCAGGCGGCCCTGGCACTGCTGGCCGACGAGCCCGAGATGCGCACGACGCTGCCGCTGGGCGTCGACGGTCCCGGCGGGGAGGTCGACGCCGTCCGCGAGCGGCTGGCCGCGGCCGTCGCCGCGGCGGACACCACGGCGCTGTTCCACCGCGCCCGGAGGGGGCAGGGGCGTCCCGCCCCGCTGGGCCCGCTGGCCCAGCTGACGGCCGTCGAGGGCCTGCGCACCGACTCCCCGGTGCGGCTCCGGGAGGCGCTGGCCGCCCGGCTGGAGGGCTCCCGCCTGACCACGCGCGTGGGCTGGCTCGACTTCCCGGAGTCCGATGTGCCCGCCGTCGTGCGCCTGCTCGACGGGGAGGTGCACACCGCGGAGGACCTCGGCGTCGAGCTCGTCGCGCGACTGCTGCGCGCGGGCGTCCTCGTTCCCGCCGACCGGTGA
- a CDS encoding sucrase ferredoxin: MTAAERFSCAEAARGRGDPMAGTAPRGFVWVLIEHRGGWPVNGFDGLDLEPGTKALVFAAAQAVRARVLLVRRHGRRSEEETRRWAVLRHGPDGAGRQQWGTWDRDEDLAEIATALSTPGQLGHPPVVLVCAHGQHDPCCAVHGRPVARALSEHWPELVWECAHVGGDRFAGNVVIAPDGVYYGGLDAESSVDVIGEHLAGRVHAEHLRGYTDLTPPQQAAVAAALGHFGPAGRTDYTVAETSRHGDRWRIRLVGRPPHPGRVDVELQAHHAPPCRLTCRGPATSSAVVYELTAIRGA, translated from the coding sequence GTGACCGCCGCGGAGCGCTTCTCCTGCGCCGAGGCCGCCCGGGGCCGCGGGGACCCGATGGCGGGCACGGCGCCGCGCGGCTTCGTGTGGGTCCTCATCGAGCACCGGGGCGGGTGGCCGGTCAACGGCTTCGACGGACTCGACCTGGAGCCGGGGACCAAGGCGCTCGTGTTCGCTGCCGCGCAGGCGGTGCGGGCCCGGGTGCTGCTGGTCAGGCGGCACGGCCGCCGCAGCGAGGAGGAGACCCGCCGGTGGGCCGTGCTGCGCCACGGGCCCGACGGCGCCGGTCGTCAGCAGTGGGGCACGTGGGACCGGGACGAGGATCTGGCGGAAATCGCCACAGCCCTCAGCACCCCCGGGCAGCTCGGCCACCCGCCGGTCGTGCTGGTCTGCGCCCACGGCCAGCACGACCCCTGCTGCGCCGTGCACGGGCGGCCCGTGGCGCGGGCCCTGAGCGAGCACTGGCCGGAGCTGGTGTGGGAGTGCGCGCACGTCGGCGGGGACAGGTTCGCCGGCAACGTCGTGATCGCCCCCGACGGCGTCTACTACGGCGGTCTCGACGCCGAGTCCTCCGTCGACGTGATCGGTGAGCACCTGGCCGGGCGGGTGCACGCGGAGCACCTGCGCGGCTACACGGATCTCACGCCGCCCCAGCAGGCCGCTGTCGCGGCCGCCCTCGGGCACTTCGGTCCGGCGGGCCGCACGGACTACACGGTGGCCGAGACGTCCCGCCACGGCGACCGCTGGCGGATCCGCCTCGTCGGCCGCCCGCCGCACCCAGGCCGGGTCGATGTCGAGCTGCAGGCCCATCACGCCCCGCCGTGCCGGCTGACCTGTCGCGGACCGGCGACGAGCTCGGCCGTCGTCTACGAGCTCACCGCGATCCGCGGCGCGTGA
- a CDS encoding carbonic anhydrase gives MRSTSWPTRTSVVGSSAVLLTTLTGCADTAAPDAPPAASAAPSAPEQAPAQWSYEGDTGPQHWGELADEFTTCSTGTAQSPIDVPGDPVLSSSPIEIDYTPADFQARDTGHTVELHALSPQSITVDGTEYTFQQMHYHAPSEHTVDGVNYAAEFHFVHRSEDGDLAVVGVLAAEGQHNAAWSSVADAVPASAEQDSPAVEGLTLTSLLPESLDHYVYGGSLTTPPCSEDVRWLLLQNPVELGAAQIGALRSAHAENNRPVQPLNDREVSEVDQ, from the coding sequence ATGCGCAGCACCTCATGGCCCACCAGGACGTCCGTCGTCGGCTCGAGCGCCGTGCTGCTGACGACCCTCACCGGTTGCGCGGACACTGCCGCTCCCGATGCTCCGCCCGCGGCCTCGGCTGCGCCGAGCGCACCGGAGCAGGCCCCCGCGCAGTGGTCCTACGAGGGGGACACCGGCCCGCAGCACTGGGGGGAGCTCGCCGACGAGTTCACGACCTGCAGCACCGGAACGGCTCAGTCCCCGATCGACGTCCCCGGCGACCCGGTCCTGTCCTCCTCGCCGATCGAAATCGACTACACGCCCGCCGACTTCCAGGCCCGCGACACCGGGCACACGGTCGAGCTCCACGCCCTCTCGCCGCAGAGCATCACGGTCGACGGGACCGAGTACACCTTCCAGCAGATGCACTACCACGCACCTTCCGAGCACACGGTCGACGGCGTCAACTACGCCGCGGAGTTCCACTTCGTGCACCGGTCCGAGGACGGCGACCTCGCCGTCGTCGGCGTGCTGGCCGCCGAGGGGCAGCACAACGCCGCGTGGTCGTCCGTCGCCGACGCGGTCCCCGCCTCGGCGGAGCAGGACTCGCCGGCCGTGGAAGGGCTGACGCTCACCTCCTTGCTCCCCGAGTCCCTGGACCACTACGTGTACGGCGGAAGCCTCACCACTCCCCCGTGCAGCGAGGACGTGCGCTGGCTGCTGCTGCAGAACCCCGTCGAGCTGGGTGCCGCCCAGATCGGCGCGCTGCGCTCCGCGCACGCCGAGAACAACCGTCCGGTGCAGCCCCTGAACGACCGGGAGGTCAGCGAGGTCGACCAGTGA
- a CDS encoding arsenate-mycothiol transferase ArsC: MSDTVNTPEGDRADAVQPLDTRVLERTAERLAARYAGVLSPEVVERVVFESYTALSRTARVRTHLAALAGHFAADRLAALAHSRGRPGPPQVLFVGRHDTGRAQIAAALLAHYAGDAAVVRSAGTAPGAAVDPQALRALAARGLELGQVYPKPLTDDVVRAAGHVITFGTADAVPVYPGTEYQDWGVDRTVSGNPEDLEALVAEVDEKVRSLWRSIRD, translated from the coding sequence ATGAGCGATACCGTGAACACTCCGGAGGGTGACCGGGCCGATGCGGTCCAGCCCCTGGACACCCGCGTGCTGGAACGCACGGCGGAGCGGCTGGCGGCCCGGTACGCCGGGGTGCTCTCCCCGGAGGTGGTGGAGCGGGTGGTCTTCGAGTCCTACACCGCCCTGTCCCGCACCGCCCGGGTGCGCACCCACCTGGCGGCGCTGGCCGGGCACTTCGCCGCGGACCGGCTGGCCGCCCTCGCCCACTCCCGGGGCCGCCCGGGGCCCCCGCAGGTGCTCTTCGTCGGTCGTCATGACACCGGCCGGGCACAGATCGCCGCGGCCCTGCTGGCCCACTACGCCGGGGACGCCGCGGTGGTGCGCTCGGCCGGCACCGCCCCGGGCGCGGCCGTGGACCCGCAGGCCCTGCGGGCCCTGGCCGCGCGCGGGCTCGAACTCGGCCAGGTCTATCCGAAACCGCTGACCGACGACGTCGTGCGAGCGGCCGGCCACGTCATCACCTTCGGCACCGCCGACGCGGTGCCCGTCTACCCGGGCACGGAGTACCAGGACTGGGGCGTGGACCGCACCGTCTCCGGCAACCCGGAGGACCTGGAGGCGCTGGTGGCCGAGGTCGACGAGAAGGTCCGGTCCCTGTGGCGGTCCATCCGCGACTGA
- a CDS encoding OsmC family protein encodes MSASQDPTPRTVELARTSTGRYTARNAAGAQVDFGQGEDLLSPVELLLAALAGCSAVAVDTATARSAEPSQFRVEASGRQIVDEQGGNRLEDLHLSFRVAFPDDAAGRKAAGMVERLVSLSHDKYCTVSRTVEHGAAVGHDVSVDCRADDAR; translated from the coding sequence ATGAGCGCATCCCAGGACCCCACCCCACGCACCGTCGAGCTGGCCCGGACCTCCACCGGCCGCTACACCGCCCGCAACGCCGCGGGGGCCCAGGTCGACTTCGGCCAGGGCGAGGATCTGCTGTCCCCGGTGGAACTGCTCCTGGCCGCCCTCGCCGGGTGCTCCGCCGTTGCGGTGGACACCGCCACCGCGCGCAGCGCGGAGCCCTCGCAGTTCCGGGTCGAGGCCTCGGGGCGGCAGATCGTGGACGAGCAGGGCGGGAACCGCCTGGAGGACCTGCACCTGTCCTTCCGCGTCGCCTTCCCCGACGACGCCGCCGGGCGCAAGGCCGCCGGCATGGTCGAGCGCCTCGTGAGCCTCTCCCACGACAAGTACTGCACGGTCTCGCGGACGGTCGAGCACGGAGCCGCCGTCGGCCACGACGTCAGCGTCGACTGCCGGGCGGACGACGCCCGGTAG